A stretch of the Rhinoderma darwinii isolate aRhiDar2 chromosome 3, aRhiDar2.hap1, whole genome shotgun sequence genome encodes the following:
- the LOC142750829 gene encoding uncharacterized protein LOC142750829, which produces MSPITLCTFYLILPGGNSFGDADGGNKTLAAIIPTALNSSAAVLCPVLTAPSGGSFHISEATERSLGSVALFRCQEGFQLLGHYKLRCQKEGDVLQWSHEEPQCQGISFTSHKGFRLAIIISLVSSFIIITMFVAFTVCCVRERQLSLQEAAAARASRSDPRPRFSMETQERFGSSSFHPNTLTESSLYSSVSFKGPNGFENCGFQTKN; this is translated from the exons ATGAGTCCCATTACATTATGTACATTTTATCTCATTTTACCCGGAGGCAACTCGTTTGGAGATGCGGATGGTGGAAACAAGACGCTGGCTGCAATAATACCCACTGCTCTGAACTCCTCAG CCGcagtgctgtgtcctgtactcacagcgccatctggtggaTCTTTTCACATATCTGAAGCGACAGAACGTTCCTTGGGCTCCGTAGCTTTATTTCGCTGCCAAGAAGGATTCCAGTTACTAGGACATTATAAGTTGAGATGTCAAAAGGAAGGAGACGTCCTCCAGTGGAGTCACGAGGAACCGCAATGCCAGG GAATCTCATTCACGTCTCATAAAGGTTTCCGCCTGGCGATCATCATCTCCCTGGTCAGCTCTTTCATAATCATCACCATGTTTGTTGCATTTACGGTTTGCTGTGTGCGGGAGCGACAGCTGAGCCTACAAGAGGCGGCGGCGGCTCGTGCCAG CCGGAGTGATCCCAGGCCCAGGTtctccatggagacacaggagcgATTCGGCAGCAGCAGTTTTCACCCCAACACCCTCACAGAGTCCAGCCTCTACAGCTCCGTCTCCTTCAAAGGACCAAATGGATTCGAAAATTGCGGATTTCAAACAAAAAATTAA